The Archangium lipolyticum genome window below encodes:
- a CDS encoding LamG domain-containing protein produces MAQEEKPLEFIPPGVHAYAEKSVAAGDTIHFRVSSDVPYKLSVVQLGPNLDGPDEDDKELPPAFTSGPRQQPITPGSYVTVTKTLPNENLAALTLECWVRPWTNKLSNRKSWQGLLTSYSYSTQCGFGLFLTDKGNVLFYCGDGGLYNAEWELLSPAPLAFCDDTPAPWYHVVGVWNGQVMSLWIDGQKVDESTPSSTSRSVRPGTAPLRLAAYGKDGRTCNFLDGDLAVPVIYTRALTPEEIARRCAQRDTDNGVQPPDDMTGVLACWPMSEERGTTLQDISDNGFHGRIINGATWQIGGPSLGPTIDPNDDSKFNKDYDPAQDKTRGHGLRFASDDLYDAGWEVSHSFPLPSNLEPGIYVGRIRYNKDDTGQRYEDDKEKAGFYKDLYDVTFVVRKPAEAPKNPILVLAATNSWLAYSCTPFVKNDTAMSNPRQRWYPGQPEGLDGPPEAPNYNFYRNHHYESVGGLLCNGQPTYRMGLNLPWPAAAPYYVYSPEDTVGYSHLTRAERFLHRWLKQQGYDFDVLSDFDLQRKPDILQAYPVVIINGHSEYWSAEVYQGLERYLGRGGKVIVLSGNTMFWRVSFDEGLSVMECRKPSQFENAGAGAYAAQWECYHSTDGKYGSLMRKSGYPCWKLLGMESSGFISDNETNDARRPYSCTNPNHPFFEGTGLTHGATFADRAVGHEWDILVSEEQQDSGIPPLENLEILASSQVHTAEDPNKTDTVWNYKVETIDKKSLKAEYLNSQVIYWKRPEGGEVFYAGTIGASWSLYRADNPNAAQPSDHQDLWGRVVKNVLTSFGVRPRPKIGVSSE; encoded by the coding sequence ATGGCACAAGAAGAGAAACCGCTCGAGTTCATCCCACCCGGAGTCCATGCGTACGCGGAGAAGAGCGTTGCCGCAGGCGACACCATCCACTTCCGGGTCAGCAGCGACGTTCCCTACAAACTCTCGGTCGTACAGCTGGGGCCCAACCTGGATGGCCCGGATGAAGACGACAAAGAGCTGCCGCCCGCCTTCACGAGTGGGCCGCGGCAGCAGCCCATCACCCCCGGCTCATACGTGACGGTGACCAAGACCCTGCCCAACGAGAACCTCGCGGCCCTGACGCTCGAGTGCTGGGTCCGCCCCTGGACGAACAAGTTGAGCAATCGTAAGAGCTGGCAGGGGTTGCTGACGAGCTACTCGTACTCGACCCAGTGTGGCTTTGGTCTGTTCCTCACGGACAAGGGCAATGTCTTGTTTTACTGTGGGGACGGAGGCCTCTACAACGCGGAGTGGGAGCTCCTCAGTCCGGCTCCGCTCGCCTTCTGTGATGACACCCCGGCCCCCTGGTACCACGTCGTCGGCGTCTGGAACGGCCAGGTCATGTCGCTTTGGATCGACGGCCAGAAGGTGGACGAGTCCACACCCAGCTCCACGAGCCGCTCCGTCCGGCCGGGCACCGCGCCGCTCCGGTTGGCCGCCTACGGGAAGGACGGGCGCACCTGCAATTTCCTCGACGGGGACCTGGCCGTTCCCGTCATCTACACACGGGCACTCACCCCCGAGGAGATTGCCCGGCGTTGCGCCCAGCGCGACACCGACAACGGCGTGCAGCCGCCCGACGACATGACCGGTGTGCTGGCCTGCTGGCCCATGAGCGAGGAGCGGGGCACCACCCTCCAGGACATCAGCGACAATGGCTTCCATGGGCGCATCATCAACGGTGCCACCTGGCAGATTGGCGGCCCGAGCCTCGGGCCGACCATCGACCCCAACGACGACTCGAAGTTCAATAAGGATTATGACCCGGCCCAGGACAAGACGCGAGGCCACGGCCTGCGCTTCGCCTCGGACGACCTGTACGACGCCGGCTGGGAGGTCTCCCACTCCTTTCCGCTGCCCTCCAACCTTGAGCCGGGCATCTACGTGGGACGGATCCGCTACAACAAGGATGACACGGGTCAGCGGTACGAGGACGACAAGGAGAAGGCAGGCTTCTACAAGGACCTCTACGACGTGACCTTCGTGGTCCGGAAGCCCGCGGAAGCGCCCAAGAACCCCATCCTCGTGCTCGCCGCCACCAATAGCTGGCTCGCCTATAGCTGCACGCCCTTCGTGAAGAATGACACGGCGATGAGCAACCCGCGCCAGCGGTGGTATCCGGGTCAGCCCGAGGGACTGGACGGCCCGCCCGAAGCCCCGAACTACAACTTCTACCGGAACCACCATTACGAGAGCGTGGGAGGCCTGCTCTGCAACGGCCAGCCCACGTACAGGATGGGCCTGAACCTGCCCTGGCCAGCCGCGGCCCCGTATTACGTCTACAGTCCCGAGGACACGGTCGGCTACAGCCATCTGACCCGAGCCGAACGCTTCCTGCACCGCTGGCTGAAGCAGCAGGGCTACGACTTCGACGTCCTCTCCGACTTCGACCTGCAGCGCAAGCCGGACATCCTGCAGGCCTATCCGGTCGTCATCATCAACGGGCACAGCGAGTACTGGTCGGCCGAGGTCTACCAGGGGCTGGAGCGCTACCTCGGGCGTGGCGGCAAGGTCATCGTGCTGTCGGGCAATACGATGTTCTGGCGCGTGAGCTTCGATGAGGGCCTGTCGGTGATGGAGTGCCGCAAGCCCTCGCAATTTGAAAACGCGGGGGCGGGCGCGTACGCCGCGCAATGGGAGTGCTACCATAGCACGGATGGCAAGTACGGCAGCCTGATGCGCAAGAGCGGCTACCCGTGCTGGAAGCTTCTCGGCATGGAGAGCTCGGGTTTCATTTCCGATAACGAGACCAACGACGCTCGTCGTCCCTACAGCTGCACGAACCCGAACCATCCTTTCTTCGAGGGCACCGGCCTCACCCATGGCGCCACCTTCGCGGACAGGGCCGTGGGGCACGAGTGGGACATCCTCGTCAGTGAGGAGCAGCAGGACTCCGGCATTCCACCGCTCGAGAACCTGGAGATCCTGGCGTCCAGCCAGGTGCACACGGCCGAGGACCCCAACAAGACAGACACCGTCTGGAACTACAAGGTCGAGACCATCGACAAAAAAAGCCTGAAGGCAGAGTACCTCAACAGCCAGGTGATCTACTGGAAGCGTCCAGAGGGCGGTGAGGTGTTCTACGCCGGCACCATTGGTGCGAGCTGGTCGCTGTACCGCGCTGACAATCCAAATGCCGCGCAGCCGAGTGACCACCAGGACCTGTGGGGGCGCGTCGTGAAAAACGTCCTCACGAGCTTTGGGGTACGTCCCCGTCCGAAAATCGGCGTCTCGTCGGAGTGA
- a CDS encoding GrpB family protein: MDTVHFHPHEQVRERAEEAFREHHARLSSLLPYADIQHVGSTAVPGVRTKGDLDIQVRVPKERFAEADALLATRYARNEGSERTPEFASFHDESLPVPLGIQLTAMRGSHDFFSRARDVLLASPERVAEYDALKERWKGGSMEAYREEKSAFFAKLLGSR; this comes from the coding sequence ATGGACACCGTTCACTTCCACCCCCACGAGCAGGTCCGCGAGCGAGCGGAAGAGGCCTTTCGCGAGCACCACGCGCGCCTCTCCTCCTTGCTGCCATACGCGGACATCCAGCACGTGGGGAGCACGGCGGTTCCAGGGGTTCGGACGAAGGGGGACCTGGACATCCAGGTGCGAGTGCCGAAGGAGCGCTTCGCGGAAGCAGACGCGCTCCTGGCCACGCGCTACGCGAGGAACGAGGGCAGCGAGCGAACGCCCGAGTTCGCAAGCTTCCACGACGAGTCCCTCCCGGTGCCACTGGGAATCCAGCTCACCGCCATGAGGGGCAGCCATGACTTCTTCTCCCGGGCGAGGGATGTGCTGCTGGCGAGCCCCGAGCGCGTCGCGGAGTACGACGCGCTGAAGGAGCGGTGGAAAGGCGGGTCGATGGAGGCCTACCGCGAGGAGAAGTCGGCGTTCTTTGCAAAGCTGCTGGGCTCGCGGTAG
- a CDS encoding sigma-54-dependent Fis family transcriptional regulator, whose amino-acid sequence MTTREWPGDDEEEEARGPSLEKTSIFIQALTEPSLGPPVHWTPDLSTTNGGGRLRVQGEPASGRDVEDAPYREPRALRVQREGVEDLIVPLYPDRSYVFGRAPESTVVFPHDAVSRQHGRLSFREDHRWVYRDLNSRNHSFLGRSDVQVEGDERRHFQEIWASRDHVLEAGDVILLGNSRSRITLLEEVPHGLVAGPRSHQAGSPETVRLERAINVCARHQLPVFLLGKSGTGKTFIAREIHSRSRLEGNFVILNCGRLPQDTNALTSELLGHVKGAFTDAISRVGKLYSANRGTLFLDEVEFLPRLAQDFLIDVLEGTGSLAPLGAPADYREPPPRFRLISASKVPLKQTGLRPDLTQRLATGDVILLPTLEERREDIPNLVETFLHRLKVEQQYDAELTSDAIAFLQKASWPGQIRELESTVRTVVAREVALQSLEGIEHRRTVITLEAVKSYLVQRQVGFSGVEPVSASRATMTIPELPVPSRKRPADLTREELQAALEKHQGNKTRAAQELGIAVNTLKARMRALEMR is encoded by the coding sequence ATGACGACCCGGGAGTGGCCAGGCGATGACGAGGAAGAGGAGGCGCGCGGCCCATCGCTCGAGAAGACCAGCATCTTCATCCAGGCGCTCACGGAGCCCTCCCTCGGCCCGCCTGTCCACTGGACGCCCGACCTGTCCACCACCAACGGTGGTGGCCGGTTGCGCGTGCAGGGGGAGCCAGCCTCCGGGCGGGACGTGGAGGATGCTCCGTACCGAGAGCCCCGGGCGTTGCGTGTCCAGCGTGAGGGCGTCGAGGATCTGATCGTCCCCCTGTACCCGGATCGCTCGTATGTCTTCGGGAGGGCGCCCGAGTCCACGGTCGTCTTCCCGCACGACGCGGTGTCACGGCAGCACGGGCGGCTGTCGTTCCGCGAGGATCACCGCTGGGTGTACCGCGATCTCAACTCGCGCAACCACAGCTTCCTGGGCCGCAGCGATGTCCAGGTGGAGGGGGACGAGCGCAGGCACTTCCAGGAGATCTGGGCCTCGAGGGACCACGTGCTGGAGGCAGGTGACGTCATCCTGCTGGGCAACAGCCGCAGCCGCATCACCCTCCTGGAGGAGGTGCCGCACGGACTGGTGGCGGGCCCTCGCTCCCATCAGGCGGGGTCGCCCGAGACGGTCCGGCTCGAGCGTGCCATCAACGTCTGTGCCCGGCACCAGCTCCCGGTGTTCCTGCTGGGCAAGTCGGGCACGGGGAAGACCTTCATCGCGCGGGAGATCCACAGCCGCAGCCGGCTCGAGGGCAACTTCGTCATCCTCAACTGCGGCCGGCTGCCGCAGGACACGAACGCGCTCACCAGCGAGCTGCTCGGACACGTGAAGGGCGCTTTCACGGATGCCATCTCCCGGGTGGGCAAGCTCTACAGCGCCAACCGGGGCACGCTCTTCCTGGACGAGGTGGAGTTCCTGCCGCGTCTCGCACAGGACTTCCTCATCGACGTGCTGGAGGGCACGGGCAGCCTGGCGCCGCTGGGCGCCCCCGCGGACTACCGTGAGCCACCGCCCCGCTTCCGGCTCATCTCCGCCTCCAAGGTGCCGCTCAAGCAAACCGGTCTCCGGCCGGATCTCACGCAGCGGCTGGCGACGGGAGACGTCATCCTCCTTCCCACGCTCGAGGAGCGGCGCGAGGACATCCCGAATCTGGTGGAAACCTTCCTGCACCGGCTGAAGGTGGAGCAGCAGTACGACGCCGAGCTCACCAGCGATGCCATCGCCTTCCTGCAGAAGGCGAGCTGGCCGGGGCAGATCCGCGAGCTGGAGTCGACGGTGCGGACGGTGGTGGCCCGCGAGGTGGCGCTCCAATCGCTCGAGGGCATCGAGCACCGGCGGACCGTCATCACGCTGGAGGCGGTGAAGAGCTATCTGGTCCAGAGGCAGGTGGGCTTCTCGGGGGTGGAGCCCGTCTCCGCGTCCAGGGCGACGATGACGATCCCGGAGCTGCCCGTGCCTTCGCGCAAGCGGCCCGCGGACCTGACCCGGGAGGAGCTCCAGGCCGCTCTGGAGAAGCACCAGGGCAACAAGACCCGGGCCGCTCAGGAGCTGGGCATCGCGGTCAATACGCTCAAGGCCCGGATGAGGGCGTTGGAGATGAGGTGA
- a CDS encoding FHA domain-containing protein: MFFITVRRIGKKGRQTGTLASREVSIGRAAENDLVLEDARVSRLHCRLLSVEGGAVVMDERSRNGTWLNGEPLAHPTFFTFHDELVVGPYALRVQSLVGRCTTGQPHLHAGLLELDGNERQAHFFNRAHLERLPVRLPRFVTRCRAPASVP, translated from the coding sequence GTGTTCTTCATCACTGTCAGACGCATTGGAAAGAAGGGCAGGCAGACGGGGACGCTGGCGTCGCGCGAAGTCAGCATCGGCCGCGCGGCGGAGAACGATCTGGTCCTCGAGGACGCGCGCGTCTCGCGCCTGCACTGCCGGCTGTTGTCGGTCGAGGGTGGGGCCGTCGTGATGGACGAGCGCTCGCGCAACGGCACCTGGCTCAATGGCGAGCCCCTGGCCCATCCCACGTTCTTCACCTTCCACGACGAGCTGGTCGTTGGCCCCTATGCGTTGAGGGTCCAGTCGCTCGTCGGACGCTGCACCACCGGGCAGCCCCACCTCCACGCGGGACTGCTCGAGCTGGACGGGAACGAGCGCCAGGCGCACTTCTTCAACCGGGCCCACCTCGAGCGGTTGCCGGTGCGGCTCCCCCGCTTCGTCACTCGATGCCGAGCGCCTGCATCCGTGCCTTGA
- a CDS encoding pyridoxal phosphate-dependent decarboxylase family protein, which yields MTTRKTPTPELTLDPADWDSFRRLAHQMVDDMVEHLRTLHDQPAWQPMSGDVRHHLREPLPREGQGAEATYREFLEYVLPYSNGNRHPRFFGWVQGNGTPLGMMADMLAAGMNPHMAGFDQAPALVESQVLAWLTRLVGFPDSASGLLVLGGTMANVLGLAVARHARAGFDVREHGLQREGPRLVVYASTETHGWATKSVELLGLGRRSLRLIPVDAAFRMDLGALRQAIRADRREGLHPLCVIGTAGTVNTGATDDLPGLAALCQEEGLWFHIDGAFGALAAMSDALRPVVQGLEQADSLAFDLHKWMYQPFDVACVLVRDAAVHRAAFASSASYLATLERGVISGGLPFADRGIDLTRGFRALKVWMALKAHGVGLLAGLIEQNVEQARYLAERVSAHPELEFLAPVPLNIVCFRFKREGRDGDALNRVNQELLLRLQESGLAVPSSTVLGGRFALRCCFVNHRTRFEDIDALVEAVVRTGRRIVEEG from the coding sequence ATGACGACGCGAAAGACCCCGACACCTGAGCTGACGTTGGATCCAGCGGACTGGGACTCCTTCCGCCGGCTCGCGCACCAGATGGTCGATGACATGGTCGAGCATCTGCGGACGCTGCACGACCAGCCCGCCTGGCAGCCCATGTCTGGCGACGTGCGGCACCACCTGCGCGAGCCGCTCCCCCGCGAAGGGCAGGGCGCCGAGGCCACCTACCGTGAGTTCCTCGAGTACGTCCTGCCCTATTCCAATGGCAATCGTCACCCGCGCTTCTTCGGCTGGGTGCAGGGAAACGGTACGCCGCTCGGCATGATGGCCGACATGCTCGCCGCGGGCATGAATCCGCACATGGCGGGCTTCGACCAGGCGCCGGCCCTCGTCGAGTCCCAGGTCCTTGCCTGGCTCACCCGGCTCGTGGGCTTCCCGGACTCCGCCAGTGGCCTGCTCGTGCTCGGGGGCACGATGGCGAACGTGCTCGGCCTCGCGGTCGCCCGGCACGCGAGGGCGGGCTTCGATGTGCGGGAGCACGGGCTGCAGCGGGAGGGGCCGCGGCTCGTCGTCTACGCGTCGACGGAGACTCACGGGTGGGCCACCAAGAGCGTGGAGCTGCTCGGCCTGGGGCGGCGCTCGCTGCGCCTCATCCCCGTGGACGCGGCGTTTCGCATGGACCTGGGTGCCCTGCGCCAGGCCATCCGTGCGGATCGCCGCGAGGGTCTTCACCCCCTCTGCGTCATCGGCACCGCTGGCACCGTCAACACGGGCGCGACCGATGATCTGCCGGGGCTCGCGGCGCTCTGCCAGGAGGAGGGGCTCTGGTTCCACATCGATGGAGCTTTCGGCGCGCTCGCGGCGATGAGCGACGCGCTCCGTCCCGTCGTCCAGGGCCTCGAGCAGGCCGACTCGCTCGCGTTCGATCTCCACAAGTGGATGTACCAGCCCTTCGACGTGGCCTGTGTCCTCGTCCGGGACGCGGCGGTCCATCGCGCGGCCTTCGCGAGCAGCGCGAGCTACCTGGCCACCCTGGAGCGCGGTGTCATCTCCGGAGGGCTGCCCTTCGCGGACCGGGGCATCGACCTCACGCGCGGCTTCCGAGCCCTCAAGGTGTGGATGGCCCTCAAGGCGCACGGCGTCGGGCTCCTCGCGGGGCTCATCGAGCAGAATGTCGAACAGGCGCGATACCTGGCGGAGCGGGTGTCGGCGCACCCCGAGCTGGAGTTCCTCGCACCGGTGCCCCTCAACATCGTGTGCTTCCGCTTCAAGCGCGAGGGACGGGACGGCGATGCACTGAACCGCGTGAACCAGGAGCTCCTGTTGCGGCTCCAGGAGTCGGGGCTCGCCGTCCCCTCGAGCACCGTGCTCGGAGGCAGGTTCGCGCTGCGCTGCTGCTTCGTGAACCACCGCACCCGCTTCGAGGACATCGACGCGCTGGTCGAGGCGGTGGTGCGGACGGGCCGTCGGATCGTCGAGGAGGGCTGA